In a genomic window of Colius striatus isolate bColStr4 chromosome 2, bColStr4.1.hap1, whole genome shotgun sequence:
- the BROX gene encoding BRO1 domain-containing protein BROX — protein MTHWFHRNPLKATAPVSFNFYGVATTPAATKVCNDLRLSRTRLLELFTDSSCNPEMMKNATDLYFSLLQGFILSLDDSSQECKLRYIQNFKWTDTLQGQVPSAQQDAVFELVSMGFNVALWYTKYASRLAGKEDITEDEAKDVHRSLKIAAGIFKHLKESHIPKLITPVEKGRDLEARLIDSYIIQCQAEAQEVTIARAIELKHNPGLIAALAYETANFYQKADQTLSSLDPTYAGKWRKYLNLKTCFYMAYAYCYHGQTLLASDKCGEAIRSLQESEKFFAKAEALCKEYGETKGPGTTAKPSGHLFFRKLGSLIKNTLEKCQRENGFIYFQKVPTEAPQLELKANYGLVEPIPFEFPALNAHWTPETLAAFDLTKRPKDDTAKPKPDEEVKPLKEPDIKPQKDSGCQIS, from the exons atgaccCACTGGTTTCATCGCAACCCTTTGAAGGCTACAGCTCCAGTTTCATTCAACTTTTATGGGGTAGCTACTACTCCAGCTGCAACAAAGGTTTGCAA TGATTTGAGGTTATCTCGAACACGATTGTTGGAGCTGTTTACAGACTCGAGTTGTAACCCAGAAATGATGAAGAATGCAACTGACTTGTACTTCTCACTCCTGCAAG GTTTTATCCTTTCACTGGATGACTCTTCCCAAGAATGCAAGTTGAGATATATTCAGAATTTTAAGTGGACAGACACGTTACAAGGACAAGTTCCAAG CGCGCAGCAGGATGCAGTGTTTGAGCTGGTTTCCATGGGATTTAATGTAGCTCTGTGGTACACAAAATATGCATCAAGACTTGCTGGAAAAGAAGA TATAACAGAAGATGAAGCAAAGGATGTTCACAGAAGCCTGAAGATAGCAGCTGGGATTTTTAAACACTTAAAG GAAAGTCACATTCCAAAATTGATTACACCtgtagaaaaaggaagagatttaGAAGCTCGACTTATAGACTCATACATCATACAGTGTCAAGCTGAAGCTCAAGAAG TGACAATCGCTCGGGCTATTGAGCTGAAACACAATCCAGGACTAATAGCTGCTCTTGCTTATGAAACAGCTAATTTCTACCAAAAAGCTG ATCAAACATTATCCAGTTTGGATCCAACCTATGCAGGTAAATGGAGGAAGTACTTAAACTTGAAGACCTGTTTCTATATGGCCTAT GCTTATTGTTACCATGGGCAAACTTTACTGGCAAGTGATAAATGTGGGGAAGCAATCCGATCTCTGCAGGAATCAGAAAAAT TTTTTGCCAAGGCTGAAGCATTGTGCAAAGAATATGGAGAAACCAAAGGGCCTGGGACTACTGCCAAACCTTCTGGACACCTCTTCTTCAGGAAATTAGGAAGTTTGATTAAGAACACGCTAGAAAAATGCCAGAGGGAGAATGGATTCAT CTATTTTCAGAAGGTGCCAACAGAGGCTCCACAGCTGGAACTGAAAGCAAACTATGGCTTAGTAGAGCCTATTCCTTTTGAATTTCCTGCCTTGAACGCACACTGGACTCCTGAAACACTTGCAGCATTTGATCTCACCAAGAGGCCAAAGGATGACACT GCTAAACCAAAACCAGATGAAGAAGTAAAACCTCTGAAGGAACCAGATATAAAGCCTCAAAAAGACAGTGGATGCCAGATTTCTTAA